The nucleotide window CTGAGGCGTTATCCGGAAAATCGACTCTCGTCCCGCAACGGGGAAGCGGAGGCGCTGCTATTCCGCATGTACCCGCACGTTGCGCATGTCGCGCTGCAGGAACAAAAAGGTCGGGACCATCAGCAACATCAGCACGGTTAGCATCCGGTAGATATCATTAAACGAGAGCATCATCGCCTGGCGCTGCACCAGCCCGTAGATCATTGCCATCCCATGGCGCTGGCCCATGGCGAACTGTTGCGCCAGGTCGACTCCGCGTGCTCCCGGCATTCGCAGATGCGGGAGAGTGAAGACCGACACATGTTCCACCAGGTAGCTTTGGCGCACCTGCTGGCGACGAATCAGCAGCGTGGTCAGATACGAGGTTCCGATAGCAGCGCCCAGGTTGCGGGTGACCGAATAGAGACTCGCGGCGCGCTGCATCTTGAATTTTTCCATCGAGCTGAGCGCGGCCGCCGAGAGACCCGGAAACACAAGTCCGGTGCCAGCGCCCTGCAGCACGGTCGGCCAGATGATGCGGAAGGTGTCGGATTGCAGGTTGAGACCCGCCATCGACCACATCGCGAACGCAACCAGAAAGAAACCCACCCCGATGAGCGGACGATAGTCGAGGCCGCGCCGCGCGATGAAACCCAGGAGAACCATCGAAAGCATGGTGCCGATTCCGCGCGGCGCCATCACCAGGCCCGCTTTCGACGCCGTGTACCCAAGCAGCTCCTGCAAAAACACCGGATTCAAAATCGCGGTGCCGTACAGGGTGAAGGTGAGAAAGATGACCAGCGAAACCGGCAGGAAGAAGCGCGAATCCTGGAGAATACTCAAGTCGATGATCGGGTCCGAGGTGCGCGGCTCATGGTAGATAAGCACGAACAGCGCGCTCAGCGCGGCAAACGTGTACCAGACCACCCACGCGCTCTGGAACCAGTCGGCGCGCTCACCGCGGTCGAGTACGATCTCGCCGAGACCGAGCATGACAACCAGGCACAGGATGCCGACGTAGTCGATCTTGCCGCGGCGGCGCTGGCGCATGTAGTCGGGGTCTTCGACGAACCGCATCACCATGAAGGCGGCCAGCGTTCCGATCGGCACGTTTATGTAGAAGTTCCAGCGCCAGGTCCACGCGTCGGTGATCCATCCGCCGACGGTAGGCCCCATAATCGGCGCGACCATCATTCCGATGCCCCAGATAGCCATCGCCATCGCCTGCTCGCGCGGGGGAAAGGTCTCCATCAGGATGGCCTGCGAGAGCGGCATCATCGCGGCACCGGCCGCACCTTGGGCAAGGCGGAAGAGCACGATCTGATTGAGCGATTGCGCTACGCCGCAGAGCGCAGACGCGGCCACGAACATCGTGATCGAGACGATGAAATAGCGCTTGCGGCCGAACCGCTCGGCGATCCAGCCGGTCATCGGGATCATGATCCCGGCGGCGACCAGGTAGCTGGTGACTACCCACGCGATCTCATCAACGCTGGCGGAAAAGCTGCCCTGCATGTGAGGCAGCGAGACGTTGACGATGGAACTGTCGAGGACCTCGAGCACGGTCCCGAGCATTACCGAAAGCGCGATAATCCATTTTTTCGCGGCGGAAAGCTCGTGCGCCTCGTGCGCAATCGCAGCCGGTTGTGCAGCAGCCATCGGTGTCATCGCGCGGCGAACCCGTACCGCGGGTTACAGCCGCTAGAGCTAGAAAGCCGGGTTGTTCTCCTCCCGGGCACCATGAAACTAGCCCAAGCGGCTAAAGCTCGCAAAGAACCAGCATGCGGCTTACGGTCAGAACACGGGTAGCCAACGTTCTTGGGTATCTAACCCTGAGAGATTGAGCTTTCAGGTAAACGAGAAGGCCGGGAACACCACCACGGAAGAGGAGTCCTCTTCACCCACCCGCATTTGCGCCGGCTTTGCGCTGCGCCTTCGATCGGTCCAGGCCTAGAGATTCAGTGGGAGGCGATGCTTCAGGCACCGCCTCCCGTCGGATTTACTTTGCGCTGGTGTAGGCTTCGAGGCGGTACCCGTCGTGGTCTACCACGAACGCGGCGTAGTAGTTTTCGCCGTAGTCGGCGCGCACGCCCGGCTTGCCGTTGTCGCGCCCGCCGCTCTTGAGCGCGGCTGCGTGGAAGCTGTCGACCGCGGAGCGGCTGTTAGCGTCCAAGCAGAAATGGAGCCCGGAGGCTTCGTTGGGCGCCACCGGCTGCTTTGCCGCCAAAAGCCACAACTCCGGCGTCTGGGCGCCATAGCCGGCGTACTCGCCGCCTTCGACCAGGCACTTGTAGCCAAGCGGCTTGAGAGCCGCATCGTAGAAGCCGCGCGCCTTGGCGACATCCTTCACTCCGATCGATACGTGACTGAGCATGTTTGAGTCCTCCTGCGTGAACGTTTCTAACCGGTATGATGGTTAGATACCGGGATCTCCGCTTTATGTCAACCGGCTTGATGGTTAGAATGAAAAGGCGCATGAACCGAACTGCGAAACCCGCGGGCGGGACCCTGCTCGTCACACCAAGGCGCGACCTCTGCCTCGACTTCGCCAACACCTTAAGCTACCGCGGCGGCGACCCGCAGGAGTCGATCCACGACTTCGGCGAGCTGGTTCGCTGGTGTGCCAGCAACGCGCTGCTCACCGCAGACGGATGCGAGCGTGCGTTGCGCTGGTGGGAGCAACACTCCGAGCAAGCGGCCGCCGTCTTTGCGGACGCGATCGCGATGCGCGAGGCGAGCTATGGGATCTTCTTCGCGCTCGCGGCGCGCAGAACCCCGGAGCCGCGCGCCGTCGCCGCAATGAACCGCGCGCTCGCCGCGGCCCCCCCTCGCCGGGTGCTGGTGCGCGGCAATAGGGGCTTCGGCTGGCAGATCGATCGAGTCGGGTTTTCCGCTCCCGCCCTGCTCGCCCCGGTACTGTGGTCGGCCGGAGACCTGATGGTCAATTCCGACACCATGCGTTTGCGTCATTGCTCGAACGACCAATGCTTGTGGCTATTCCTCGACGACAGCAAGAATGGCAGCCGCCGTTGGTGTTCGATGCGGGCCTGCGGCAATCGAGCAAAGGCTCATCGGCATTATTTGCGCACCCGGACCGCCTGACGGTGCGCTGTCAGGCCCAAGGTGGGGGCCCTATCGAAGCTGGTTTGCGTCCCTCCGAAGACCTTCGGCGCATGGGACCATCGCAAGCGCCTACCGGGCTTTCCGGACCAGGCGCGCTTTGCTTTCCGCCGACCAGATCTTTGGAAACGGGTAGAACGTTTTGAAGGCTGGCGCGTCCTTCGGCAGTTGCAGCCAGGGCACTTTGCTTCTGGTGAAAATGTGCACGTCGGGCGTCACTGACTGTGGCTTATCGAGGGTGCCGGCACGCACGAAGTACGCGTCATTGGGGGCGCCCTGGTAATCGCTCCAGAGGTAGGTGCCGCAGCGCTCGCAGAAATAGACGTCGTGCGCCTGCCCGGTGCCGCCGGCCAGGCGAAATGACTTGGGTGCCGCCTTGCTGCTGGTTTTGACGAACTGCTTTTCGATCCAGATGTTGATAACGAACGCGCCGCCGGTGATGCGTTGGCAGTCGCGGCAGTGACAGGCGTGGACGATCAGCGGATCGTTGCCGAGCTTGTAGCGGATATTTCCGCACGCGCATCCGCCGGTCAGATTCTTGGTTTTGCCGGTCATCACATTCTCCTTGGATAAAGTTCCGACTTCTTAAGTAGCACTTGGCGGTTTATAAAACTTTGCAAAAATTGCTGTTGGAGCCTAAAGCCGTAGATCCCCAAGGAACTGGACTGGATAGAAAATCGTGATAGTCGTGCCCGGAATGACCTGCTAACGCGGCGATTAAATTTAGGTCTGCAAGTTACGGAGGCGGGCTTGCGCTTTTAGGTCACCCGGAGCCCAAGCCATAATTCGGACAAAGTTTAGACAGTCTCATCTGGGGCTAAGACGGATCCGTCTTGGGCCTTAGGCGGGTTTTGCCGAATCAGAAAGTCCCGGAGAAGCAGGACCTGTCCAGAAGATGCCGGGAGACAGTGGGACCTCGTCTTATCGTGCCTCCTTCACCGCCGGAATCGTCCAGCTCCGGTCCAGTAGCGATGGAGGCGGCTCGCTAGGCCAGTACAAGCGGAGCATGAGAACAAACTTGTCGGA belongs to Candidatus Binataceae bacterium and includes:
- a CDS encoding DHA2 family efflux MFS transporter permease subunit; protein product: MAAAQPAAIAHEAHELSAAKKWIIALSVMLGTVLEVLDSSIVNVSLPHMQGSFSASVDEIAWVVTSYLVAAGIMIPMTGWIAERFGRKRYFIVSITMFVAASALCGVAQSLNQIVLFRLAQGAAGAAMMPLSQAILMETFPPREQAMAMAIWGIGMMVAPIMGPTVGGWITDAWTWRWNFYINVPIGTLAAFMVMRFVEDPDYMRQRRRGKIDYVGILCLVVMLGLGEIVLDRGERADWFQSAWVVWYTFAALSALFVLIYHEPRTSDPIIDLSILQDSRFFLPVSLVIFLTFTLYGTAILNPVFLQELLGYTASKAGLVMAPRGIGTMLSMVLLGFIARRGLDYRPLIGVGFFLVAFAMWSMAGLNLQSDTFRIIWPTVLQGAGTGLVFPGLSAAALSSMEKFKMQRAASLYSVTRNLGAAIGTSYLTTLLIRRQQVRQSYLVEHVSVFTLPHLRMPGARGVDLAQQFAMGQRHGMAMIYGLVQRQAMMLSFNDIYRMLTVLMLLMVPTFLFLQRDMRNVRVHAE
- a CDS encoding VOC family protein; translated protein: MLSHVSIGVKDVAKARGFYDAALKPLGYKCLVEGGEYAGYGAQTPELWLLAAKQPVAPNEASGLHFCLDANSRSAVDSFHAAALKSGGRDNGKPGVRADYGENYYAAFVVDHDGYRLEAYTSAK
- a CDS encoding ABATE domain-containing protein encodes the protein MNRTAKPAGGTLLVTPRRDLCLDFANTLSYRGGDPQESIHDFGELVRWCASNALLTADGCERALRWWEQHSEQAAAVFADAIAMREASYGIFFALAARRTPEPRAVAAMNRALAAAPPRRVLVRGNRGFGWQIDRVGFSAPALLAPVLWSAGDLMVNSDTMRLRHCSNDQCLWLFLDDSKNGSRRWCSMRACGNRAKAHRHYLRTRTA
- a CDS encoding GFA family protein; protein product: MTGKTKNLTGGCACGNIRYKLGNDPLIVHACHCRDCQRITGGAFVINIWIEKQFVKTSSKAAPKSFRLAGGTGQAHDVYFCERCGTYLWSDYQGAPNDAYFVRAGTLDKPQSVTPDVHIFTRSKVPWLQLPKDAPAFKTFYPFPKIWSAESKARLVRKAR